The proteins below come from a single Streptomyces spongiicola genomic window:
- a CDS encoding ATP-dependent 6-phosphofructokinase, with product MRIGILTAGGDCPGLNAVIRSVVHRALTGYEDEVIGFEDGFKGLLEGHYRTLDLNAVSGILARGGTVLGSARLERSRLCEAAETSLELARKYGLDALIPVGGEGTLTAARMLSDAGMPVVGVPKTIDNDISSTDRTFGFDTAVTVATEAIDRLKTTAESHQRVMVVEVMGRHAGWIALESGMAGGAHGICLPERPFQVEDLVKMVEERFARGKKFAVICVAEGAHPAEGSMEYKKGEIDQYGHERFTGIGTRLAAELERRMGKEARPVILGHVQRGGTPTAYDRVLANRFGWHAVEAVHRGEFGRMTALRGTEVVTVPLAEAVTRLKTVPEDRVHEAESVF from the coding sequence ATGCGCATCGGAATTCTGACCGCGGGGGGCGACTGTCCCGGCCTCAACGCGGTGATCCGGTCGGTCGTGCACCGTGCGCTGACCGGCTACGAGGACGAAGTCATCGGATTCGAGGACGGGTTCAAGGGCCTGCTCGAAGGCCACTACCGCACCCTGGACCTCAACGCCGTCAGCGGCATCCTCGCCCGCGGCGGCACGGTCCTCGGCTCGGCCCGGCTGGAGCGCTCCCGGCTGTGCGAAGCCGCCGAAACCAGCCTGGAGTTGGCGCGCAAGTACGGACTGGACGCGCTCATCCCGGTGGGCGGCGAGGGCACGCTGACCGCGGCGCGGATGCTGTCGGACGCCGGCATGCCCGTGGTCGGCGTACCCAAGACCATCGACAACGACATCTCCTCCACGGACCGCACCTTCGGCTTCGACACCGCCGTGACCGTGGCCACCGAGGCCATCGACCGACTCAAGACCACCGCGGAGTCCCACCAGCGGGTCATGGTCGTCGAGGTCATGGGGCGGCACGCCGGCTGGATCGCGCTCGAGTCCGGCATGGCCGGCGGCGCACACGGGATCTGCCTGCCCGAGCGGCCCTTCCAGGTCGAGGACCTGGTCAAGATGGTCGAGGAGCGCTTCGCCCGGGGCAAGAAGTTCGCGGTCATCTGCGTCGCGGAGGGCGCGCACCCGGCCGAGGGCTCCATGGAGTACAAGAAGGGCGAGATCGACCAGTACGGGCACGAGCGGTTCACCGGCATCGGCACCCGGCTGGCGGCCGAGTTGGAGCGGCGGATGGGCAAGGAGGCCCGCCCCGTCATCCTGGGCCATGTCCAGCGCGGCGGTACGCCCACCGCCTACGACCGGGTGCTCGCCAACCGCTTCGGATGGCACGCGGTGGAGGCCGTCCACCGCGGCGAGTTCGGGAGGATGACCGCGCTGCGCGGCACCGAGGTGGTCACGGTGCCGCTCGCGGAGGCGGTGACCCGGCTGAAGACCGTGCCGGAGGACCGGGTCCACGAGGCCGAGTCGGTCTTCTGA